From Deinococcus betulae, one genomic window encodes:
- the rplV gene encoding 50S ribosomal protein L22, translated as MTAPASEFRNKKQRKQQVKLRRPGYAVAKYVRISPRKVRLVVDVIRGKSVRDAEDLLRFIPRAASEPVAKVLNSAKHNALHNDEMLEDRLVITAAYVDAGPTLKRLIPRARGSANIIKKRTSHITIIVGEKGAK; from the coding sequence ATGACCGCCCCCGCCTCTGAATTCCGCAACAAGAAGCAGCGCAAGCAGCAAGTCAAGCTGCGCCGCCCCGGCTACGCCGTGGCCAAGTACGTGCGCATCAGCCCCCGCAAGGTGCGTCTGGTCGTGGACGTGATCCGCGGCAAGAGCGTTCGTGACGCCGAGGACCTGCTGCGCTTTATCCCCCGCGCCGCCAGCGAGCCGGTGGCCAAGGTGCTGAACAGCGCCAAGCACAACGCGCTGCACAACGACGAGATGCTGGAAGACCGTCTGGTCATCACGGCGGCCTACGTAGACGCCGGCCCGACCCTCAAGCGCCTGATTCCCCGGGCGCGCGGCAGCGCCAACATCATCAAGAAGCGCACCAGCCACATCACCATCATCGTGGGCGAGAAGGGAGCCAAATAA
- a CDS encoding 50S ribosomal protein L23 yields MSHYDIIQAPVVSEKAYAGMERGVYSFWVSPKATKTDIKSAIQKAFGVQVVGISTMNVPGKRKRVGKFIGQRADRKKAIVRLAEGQTIAALEGQA; encoded by the coding sequence ATGAGCCACTACGACATCATTCAGGCGCCGGTGGTCAGCGAGAAGGCTTACGCCGGCATGGAGCGCGGCGTCTACAGCTTCTGGGTCAGCCCCAAAGCCACCAAGACGGACATCAAGAGCGCCATTCAGAAGGCGTTCGGCGTTCAGGTCGTTGGCATCAGCACCATGAATGTGCCCGGCAAGCGTAAGCGCGTGGGCAAGTTCATCGGTCAGCGCGCCGACCGCAAGAAGGCCATCGTTCGCCTCGCCGAAGGCCAGACCATTGCCGCCCTTGAGGGCCAGGCCTAA
- the rpmC gene encoding 50S ribosomal protein L29 has protein sequence MKPSEMRNLGADDFAREIESRKKELMELRFQAAMGTLAQPHRVQQLRREVAQLNTIRTELSQKQGEQA, from the coding sequence ATGAAGCCCAGTGAGATGCGTAACCTGGGAGCTGACGATTTCGCGCGTGAAATCGAGTCCCGCAAGAAAGAACTGATGGAACTGCGCTTCCAGGCGGCCATGGGCACCCTGGCCCAGCCGCACCGCGTCCAGCAGCTTCGCCGTGAAGTCGCTCAGCTCAACACCATCCGCACCGAGCTGAGCCAGAAGCAGGGAGAGCAGGCATGA
- the rpmD gene encoding 50S ribosomal protein L30: MKVTLKRSVIGRPGYQVKTVQALGLKKIGDSRELHDTPAVRGMVNTVKHLLEVQE, from the coding sequence ATGAAAGTTACCCTCAAGCGCAGCGTCATCGGTCGCCCTGGCTACCAGGTCAAGACCGTGCAGGCGCTGGGCCTCAAGAAGATCGGCGACAGCCGTGAACTGCATGACACGCCCGCCGTGCGCGGCATGGTGAACACCGTCAAGCACCTGCTGGAGGTGCAAGAATGA
- the rpsJ gene encoding 30S ribosomal protein S10, which translates to MVAPKIRIKLRGFDHKALDQSASKIVDTVRRTGADVSGPVPLPTRIRRFCVLRSPFVNKDSREHFEIRTHNRLVDIMNPTKKTIDSLMTLDLPTGVDIEIKTVGGRA; encoded by the coding sequence ATGGTTGCCCCGAAAATCCGCATTAAACTGCGTGGCTTCGACCACAAGGCGCTGGACCAGTCCGCCAGCAAGATCGTGGACACCGTGCGCCGCACCGGCGCCGATGTGAGCGGCCCTGTGCCCCTCCCCACCCGCATCCGCCGCTTCTGCGTGCTGCGTAGCCCCTTTGTCAACAAAGACAGCCGCGAGCACTTTGAAATCCGCACCCACAACCGTCTGGTGGACATCATGAACCCCACCAAGAAGACGATTGACAGCCTCATGACCCTCGACCTGCCCACTGGTGTGGACATCGAGATCAAGACGGTGGGAGGCCGCGCATGA
- the rplD gene encoding 50S ribosomal protein L4, with protein sequence MAQINVIGQNGGRTIDLELPEVNKGVLHDVVTWQLASRRRGTASTKTRAQVSATGKKMFSQKGTGNARHGDRSVPTFVGGGVAFGPKPRSYSYTLPRKVRQLGLAMALAARQEDGKLTAVDGFGLDGKTKGFVSWAKDNGMDGSERVLIVTDDAQARQAARNVAWATVLPVAGLNAYDILRHDRLVIDAVVLEPAQEEGEEA encoded by the coding sequence ATGGCGCAGATCAACGTCATCGGCCAGAACGGGGGGCGCACCATTGACCTCGAACTGCCGGAAGTGAATAAGGGCGTGCTGCACGACGTGGTGACCTGGCAACTCGCCAGCCGCCGCCGCGGCACCGCCAGCACCAAGACCCGCGCGCAGGTCAGCGCCACGGGCAAGAAGATGTTCTCCCAGAAGGGCACGGGCAACGCCCGTCACGGCGACCGCAGCGTCCCCACCTTCGTGGGCGGCGGCGTGGCCTTCGGGCCCAAGCCCCGCAGCTACAGCTACACCCTGCCCCGCAAGGTGCGTCAGCTGGGCCTGGCGATGGCCCTGGCCGCGCGCCAGGAAGACGGCAAGCTGACCGCTGTGGACGGCTTTGGCCTTGACGGCAAGACCAAGGGCTTTGTGAGCTGGGCCAAGGACAACGGCATGGACGGCAGCGAGCGCGTGCTGATCGTGACCGACGACGCGCAGGCCCGTCAGGCCGCGCGCAACGTCGCCTGGGCCACCGTGCTGCCCGTGGCCGGCCTGAACGCCTACGACATCCTGCGTCACGACCGCCTGGTCATTGACGCCGTGGTGCTGGAGCCCGCGCAGGAAGAAGGGGAAGAGGCATGA
- the rplX gene encoding 50S ribosomal protein L24: MPRPSAGSHHNDKLHVKKGDTVIVLSGKHKGQTGKVLLALPRDQKVVVEGVNLVTKNVKPSPASPQGGQEQRELALHASKVAIVDPETGKATRIRKAIVDGKKVRVAVASGKNID, encoded by the coding sequence ATGCCCCGTCCCAGCGCTGGTAGCCACCACAACGACAAGCTGCACGTCAAGAAGGGTGACACCGTCATCGTTCTGAGCGGCAAGCACAAAGGCCAGACCGGTAAGGTGCTGCTCGCCCTGCCGCGCGACCAGAAGGTCGTCGTGGAAGGCGTGAATCTCGTCACCAAGAACGTCAAGCCCAGCCCCGCTAGCCCCCAGGGCGGCCAGGAACAGCGCGAGCTGGCCCTGCACGCCAGCAAGGTCGCTATCGTCGACCCTGAAACTGGCAAGGCGACCCGCATCCGCAAGGCGATTGTGGACGGCAAGAAAGTCCGCGTGGCTGTGGCCAGCGGCAAGAACATCGACTGA
- the rpsS gene encoding 30S ribosomal protein S19 — protein sequence MPRSLKKGPFVDDHLLKKVDAQNDKKDKRVIKTWSRRSTIVPEMIGHTIAVHNGKQHVPVFVNEQMIGHKLGEFSPTRSYRGHGADKNAKGSKKK from the coding sequence ATGCCCCGCAGCCTCAAGAAAGGCCCGTTCGTGGATGACCACCTCCTGAAAAAGGTGGACGCTCAGAACGACAAGAAAGACAAGCGCGTCATCAAGACGTGGAGCCGCCGCAGCACCATCGTGCCTGAAATGATTGGTCACACCATCGCTGTCCACAACGGCAAGCAGCATGTGCCGGTGTTCGTCAACGAGCAGATGATCGGCCACAAGCTTGGCGAGTTCAGCCCCACCCGCAGCTACCGCGGCCACGGCGCGGACAAGAACGCCAAGGGGAGCAAGAAGAAATGA
- the rplB gene encoding 50S ribosomal protein L2, with amino-acid sequence MAVKKYRPYTPSRRQMTTADFSGLTKKRPEKALTEALPKSGGRNNRGRITSRFIGGGHKRLYRVIDFKRRGKAGVPAKVAAIEYDPNRSARIALLHYVDGEKRYILAPEGLTVGQMVNAGPEAEPKLGNALPLRFVPVGAVVHSVELVPGKGAQIARSAGTSIQVQGKESDYVILRLPSGELRRIHSECYATIGTVGNAEHKNINLGKAGRSRWLGRKPHQRGSAMNPVDHPHGGGEGRTGAGRVPVSPWGQPAKGLKTRKKRKNSDRFIITRRGGK; translated from the coding sequence ATGGCCGTCAAGAAATACCGTCCCTATACCCCCAGCCGTCGCCAGATGACGACTGCGGACTTCAGTGGACTGACCAAGAAGCGCCCCGAGAAGGCGCTGACCGAAGCCCTGCCCAAGAGCGGTGGCCGCAACAACCGTGGCCGCATCACCAGCCGCTTTATCGGCGGCGGGCACAAGCGCCTGTACCGCGTCATCGACTTCAAGCGCCGCGGCAAGGCGGGCGTGCCGGCCAAAGTGGCCGCCATCGAGTACGATCCCAACCGCAGCGCGCGCATCGCCCTGCTGCACTACGTGGACGGCGAGAAGCGCTACATCCTGGCCCCTGAAGGTCTGACCGTTGGCCAGATGGTCAACGCTGGCCCCGAGGCCGAGCCCAAGCTGGGCAACGCCCTGCCGCTGCGCTTCGTACCGGTGGGCGCCGTCGTGCACAGCGTGGAACTGGTCCCCGGCAAGGGTGCCCAGATCGCCCGCAGTGCTGGCACCAGCATTCAGGTGCAGGGCAAGGAAAGCGACTACGTGATCCTGCGCCTGCCCAGCGGCGAACTGCGCCGCATCCACAGCGAGTGCTACGCGACCATCGGCACGGTGGGTAACGCCGAGCACAAGAACATCAACCTGGGTAAGGCCGGGCGCAGCCGCTGGCTGGGCCGCAAGCCACACCAGCGCGGCAGCGCCATGAACCCCGTGGATCACCCCCACGGCGGTGGTGAAGGCCGTACCGGCGCCGGCCGCGTGCCGGTCAGCCCCTGGGGCCAGCCTGCCAAGGGCCTGAAGACCCGCAAGAAGCGCAAGAACAGCGACCGCTTCATCATCACCCGCCGCGGCGGGAAGTAA
- the rplN gene encoding 50S ribosomal protein L14, which produces MIMPQSRLDVADNSGAREIMCIRVLNSGIGGKGLTTGGGGNKRYAHVGDIIVASVKDAAPRGTVKAGDVVKAVVVRTSHAIKRADGSTIRFDKNAAVIINNQGEPRGTRVFGPVARELRDRRFMKIVSLAPEVL; this is translated from the coding sequence ATGATCATGCCCCAGTCCCGCCTGGACGTGGCGGACAACAGCGGCGCACGTGAAATCATGTGCATCCGCGTGCTGAACAGCGGCATTGGCGGTAAGGGTCTGACCACCGGGGGCGGCGGCAACAAGCGCTACGCCCACGTGGGGGACATTATTGTCGCCAGCGTCAAGGACGCCGCGCCCCGCGGCACCGTCAAGGCGGGCGACGTGGTCAAGGCCGTGGTCGTGCGTACGTCACACGCCATCAAGCGTGCCGACGGCAGCACCATCCGCTTTGACAAGAACGCCGCCGTCATCATCAACAACCAGGGCGAGCCCCGCGGCACCCGCGTCTTCGGGCCAGTGGCCCGCGAGCTGCGTGACCGCCGCTTTATGAAGATTGTGTCCCTGGCCCCGGAGGTGCTGTAA
- the rplR gene encoding 50S ribosomal protein L18 translates to MATQTTTRRKLRARRKVRQAAGERLRLSVYRSSKHIYAQIIDDSKGITLAAASSAAVKTGTKTDTAAAVGKALAEAAAAKGVKTVVFDRGQFRYHGRVKALADAAREGGLDF, encoded by the coding sequence ATGGCGACCCAGACGACCACGCGCCGCAAGCTGCGCGCCCGCCGCAAGGTGCGGCAGGCCGCCGGCGAGCGCCTGCGCCTCAGCGTGTACCGCTCCAGCAAGCACATTTACGCCCAGATTATCGACGACAGCAAGGGCATCACCCTCGCTGCGGCTTCCTCGGCCGCTGTCAAGACGGGCACCAAGACCGACACCGCCGCCGCCGTGGGCAAGGCCCTGGCCGAAGCAGCCGCCGCCAAAGGCGTCAAGACGGTGGTTTTTGACCGTGGTCAGTTCCGCTACCACGGACGCGTGAAGGCGCTGGCAGACGCGGCGCGGGAGGGTGGCCTTGACTTTTAA
- the rplF gene encoding 50S ribosomal protein L6 produces the protein MSRIGRQPIAVPSGVTLSAEGGLFKVKGPKGELTVPYNQELTITRDGDTLLVERPSDQQRHRALHGLTRTLVANAVKGVSEGYTINLELKGVGFRAKLSGKALEMTIGYSHPVIIEPPAGVSFTVPEPTKIDVSGIDKQLVGQVAANVRKVRKPDAYHGKGVRFAGEKISLKAGKAGATGGKGKK, from the coding sequence ATGTCCCGTATCGGAAGACAACCCATTGCCGTGCCCAGCGGCGTGACCCTGAGTGCCGAAGGCGGCCTCTTTAAGGTCAAAGGCCCCAAGGGCGAGCTGACCGTTCCCTACAACCAGGAACTGACCATCACGCGCGACGGCGACACCCTGCTCGTGGAGCGGCCCAGTGACCAGCAGCGTCACCGCGCCCTGCACGGCCTGACCCGCACCCTGGTGGCCAATGCCGTCAAGGGCGTCAGCGAGGGCTACACCATCAACCTGGAACTCAAGGGCGTGGGTTTCCGCGCCAAGCTGAGCGGCAAGGCGCTGGAGATGACCATCGGCTACAGCCACCCCGTCATCATTGAGCCTCCGGCCGGCGTGAGCTTCACCGTGCCCGAGCCCACCAAGATTGACGTGAGTGGCATTGACAAGCAGCTGGTCGGTCAGGTGGCCGCCAACGTGCGTAAAGTCCGTAAGCCTGACGCCTACCACGGCAAGGGCGTGCGCTTCGCAGGCGAGAAGATCAGCCTCAAGGCCGGTAAGGCTGGTGCCACCGGCGGCAAAGGGAAGAAATAA
- the rpsE gene encoding 30S ribosomal protein S5, whose protein sequence is MTFNRRNDRNAERESSEFEEKMLFVNRTSKTYQGGRRFRFAALVILGDRNGRVGMGIGKAKEVPVAIEKAKSIARKNMISVPVENGTIPHDIVGENSTSRVLLKPAGPGTGVIAGTVPRSIAELAGITNLLSKELGSRNKVNVAYAVFDGLKNLRTAKQVRALRGEVQPTGGAQ, encoded by the coding sequence TTGACTTTTAATCGTCGTAATGACCGGAACGCCGAGCGCGAGAGCAGCGAATTCGAAGAGAAGATGCTGTTTGTCAACCGCACCTCCAAGACCTACCAGGGGGGCCGCCGCTTCCGTTTCGCCGCGCTCGTCATCCTGGGCGACCGCAACGGCCGCGTGGGCATGGGGATTGGCAAGGCCAAGGAAGTGCCCGTGGCCATTGAAAAGGCCAAGAGCATCGCCCGCAAGAACATGATCAGCGTGCCCGTGGAAAACGGCACCATTCCCCACGACATCGTGGGCGAAAACAGCACCAGCCGCGTGCTGCTCAAGCCTGCCGGCCCCGGTACCGGCGTGATTGCGGGCACCGTACCCCGCAGCATCGCCGAACTGGCCGGCATCACCAACCTGCTGTCCAAGGAACTGGGCAGCCGCAACAAGGTGAACGTGGCCTACGCCGTGTTCGACGGCCTCAAGAACCTCCGCACCGCCAAGCAGGTTCGTGCCCTGCGCGGCGAGGTGCAGCCCACCGGAGGCGCCCAATGA
- the rplE gene encoding 50S ribosomal protein L5, producing the protein MQTLKTKYNEQVRPSLVQQFGYTSVMAAPRIEKIVINEGLGSSKEDSKAIDKAAKELGLITLQKPIVTKAKKSISNFKLRQGMPVGIKVTLRGERMYVFLEKLINIGLPRIRDFKGVNPNAFDGRGNYNLGIKEQLIFPEITYDMVDKVRGMDITIVTTAKTDEEARALLQAMGLPFRK; encoded by the coding sequence ATGCAGACCCTCAAGACCAAATACAACGAACAGGTGCGCCCCAGCTTGGTGCAGCAGTTCGGTTACACCTCGGTGATGGCGGCGCCACGCATCGAGAAAATCGTGATTAACGAGGGCCTTGGCTCCAGCAAGGAAGACAGCAAGGCCATCGACAAGGCGGCCAAAGAGCTGGGCCTGATCACCCTGCAAAAGCCCATCGTGACCAAGGCGAAGAAGAGCATCAGCAACTTCAAGCTGCGTCAGGGCATGCCGGTCGGCATCAAGGTCACGCTGCGCGGCGAGCGCATGTACGTGTTCCTGGAAAAGCTGATCAACATCGGCCTGCCCCGTATCCGTGACTTCAAGGGCGTCAACCCCAACGCCTTTGACGGCCGTGGCAACTACAACCTGGGCATCAAAGAGCAGCTGATTTTCCCCGAAATCACCTACGACATGGTGGACAAGGTGCGCGGCATGGACATCACCATCGTGACCACCGCCAAGACCGACGAGGAAGCCCGCGCGCTGCTGCAGGCGATGGGCCTCCCGTTCCGGAAATAA
- a CDS encoding type Z 30S ribosomal protein S14: MANTSKVVKAARGHKFAVQNYNRCSRCGRARGYYRFFGMCRICIREMAHKGELPGVKKSSW; the protein is encoded by the coding sequence ATGGCGAACACCTCGAAAGTTGTCAAAGCAGCGCGCGGCCATAAATTTGCCGTGCAGAACTATAACCGTTGCAGCCGCTGTGGCCGCGCGCGCGGTTACTACCGCTTCTTCGGCATGTGCCGCATCTGCATCCGCGAGATGGCGCACAAGGGCGAACTGCCCGGCGTGAAGAAGAGCAGCTGGTAA
- the rplP gene encoding 50S ribosomal protein L16, whose product MLLPKRTKFRKQHRGRMTGDAKGGDYVAFGDFGLIALEPAWIKSNQIEACRIVMSRHFRRGGKIYIRIFPDKPVTKKPAETRMGKGKGAVEYWVSVVKPGRVMFEVSGVTEEQAKEAFRLAGHKLPIQTKMVKREVYDEAQ is encoded by the coding sequence ATGCTTCTTCCCAAGCGCACCAAGTTCCGTAAACAGCACCGCGGCCGGATGACCGGTGACGCCAAGGGCGGCGACTACGTCGCGTTCGGCGACTTCGGCCTGATCGCCCTGGAACCTGCCTGGATCAAGAGCAACCAGATTGAGGCCTGCCGCATCGTCATGAGCCGTCACTTCCGCCGTGGGGGCAAGATCTACATCCGCATCTTCCCCGACAAGCCCGTGACGAAAAAGCCCGCCGAAACCCGAATGGGTAAGGGGAAAGGGGCCGTGGAGTACTGGGTGAGCGTCGTCAAGCCCGGCCGCGTGATGTTCGAAGTGTCCGGCGTGACCGAGGAGCAGGCCAAGGAAGCCTTCCGCCTGGCCGGTCACAAGCTGCCCATCCAGACCAAGATGGTCAAGCGCGAGGTTTACGATGAAGCCCAGTGA
- the rpsC gene encoding 30S ribosomal protein S3, with the protein MGNKINPNGFRLGITRGWNSRWYAGKKQYAGLLKEDEKIRKLVGKKLSAAGIARVEIERAGQQVNVIISAAKPGIVIGKGGESIKELRQDIERLVSAGTVAVNVGEIPNPNISAPLVALRIAEQIERRFAFRRAMKQAAQRVMESGARGVKIILSGRLGGAEQARTEMVREGRVPLHTLRADIDYGTARAETTYGSLGIKVMVFTGEVIGGRTETFARPQRRNDERRREDGDRPNRRRPAARRRPGGE; encoded by the coding sequence ATGGGCAACAAGATCAACCCCAACGGCTTCCGCCTGGGCATCACGCGTGGCTGGAACAGCCGCTGGTACGCTGGTAAGAAGCAGTACGCCGGCCTGCTGAAAGAAGACGAGAAGATCCGCAAGCTCGTCGGCAAAAAGCTCAGCGCCGCTGGCATTGCCCGCGTAGAGATTGAGCGCGCTGGCCAGCAGGTCAACGTGATCATCAGCGCGGCCAAGCCGGGCATCGTGATCGGCAAGGGCGGCGAGAGCATCAAGGAGCTGCGCCAGGACATCGAGCGCCTGGTGTCGGCCGGCACCGTTGCGGTGAACGTGGGCGAAATCCCCAACCCCAACATCAGCGCGCCCCTGGTCGCCCTGCGCATCGCCGAGCAGATCGAGCGCCGCTTTGCCTTCCGCCGCGCCATGAAGCAGGCCGCGCAGCGCGTGATGGAATCGGGCGCCCGTGGCGTCAAGATCATCCTGTCAGGCCGCCTGGGCGGAGCCGAGCAGGCCCGCACCGAGATGGTGCGCGAAGGCCGCGTGCCCCTGCACACCCTGCGCGCCGACATCGACTACGGCACTGCCCGCGCCGAGACCACCTACGGCAGCCTGGGCATCAAGGTCATGGTCTTTACCGGTGAAGTTATCGGTGGCCGCACCGAGACCTTCGCGCGTCCCCAGCGCCGCAACGACGAGCGCCGCCGCGAAGACGGTGACCGTCCCAACCGCCGCCGCCCCGCCGCGCGGCGCCGCCCCGGAGGTGAGTGA
- the rplC gene encoding 50S ribosomal protein L3, with protein sequence MKGILGTKIGMTQIWKGDRAIPVTVVLAGPCPVVQRKTSVVDGYEAVQIGYAPKREKSVTKPQAGHFKKYGVSPVRFLREFRGFAPEGDTVSVEIFAEGEKIDATGTSKGKGFQGVMKRWNFKGGPASHGSKKWHRRPGSIGQRKTPGRVYKGKRMAGHMGMERITVQNLEVVEIRAEENIILVKGAIPGANGGLVVLRQAAKGGK encoded by the coding sequence ATGAAGGGCATCCTCGGCACCAAGATCGGCATGACCCAGATCTGGAAGGGCGACCGCGCCATTCCCGTGACGGTGGTGCTGGCGGGTCCCTGCCCTGTGGTGCAGCGCAAGACCTCGGTTGTGGACGGCTACGAAGCTGTGCAGATCGGTTACGCCCCCAAGCGCGAAAAGAGCGTCACCAAGCCCCAGGCCGGCCACTTCAAGAAGTACGGCGTGTCGCCTGTGCGCTTCCTGCGTGAATTCCGCGGCTTTGCCCCCGAAGGCGACACCGTGAGCGTGGAGATTTTCGCTGAAGGCGAGAAGATCGACGCCACCGGCACCAGCAAGGGCAAGGGCTTCCAGGGCGTCATGAAGCGCTGGAACTTCAAGGGTGGTCCCGCGAGCCACGGGTCCAAGAAGTGGCACCGCCGCCCCGGTTCGATCGGCCAGCGCAAGACGCCCGGCCGCGTGTACAAGGGCAAGCGCATGGCTGGCCACATGGGCATGGAGCGCATCACCGTGCAGAACCTCGAAGTGGTCGAGATTCGCGCCGAAGAGAACATCATCCTGGTCAAGGGTGCAATTCCCGGCGCCAACGGTGGCCTCGTCGTGCTGCGTCAGGCTGCCAAGGGAGGCAAGTAA
- the rpsQ gene encoding 30S ribosomal protein S17 → MKKTFTGVVVSDKADKTVSVKVERKFAHPLYGKVVTRSHKYAAHDENNEYKIGDRVEIIAVRPISKTKTWKVTKLVERPRGIETTAVETEGGAA, encoded by the coding sequence ATGAAAAAGACCTTTACCGGCGTCGTCGTCAGCGACAAAGCCGACAAGACGGTCAGCGTCAAGGTCGAGCGCAAGTTTGCTCACCCGCTGTACGGCAAGGTCGTGACCCGCAGCCACAAGTACGCGGCCCACGACGAGAACAACGAGTACAAGATTGGTGACCGCGTCGAGATCATCGCCGTGCGTCCCATCAGCAAGACCAAGACCTGGAAAGTCACCAAGCTGGTCGAGCGTCCCCGCGGCATTGAAACCACCGCCGTGGAGACTGAAGGCGGTGCCGCATGA
- the rplO gene encoding 50S ribosomal protein L15, whose product MKLHELTPHAGSRKNRKRVGRGPGGTDKTAGRGHKGQKSRSGAGKGSFFEGGRSRLIARLPKKGFNNVGITFEVVNLAQLANIEDGTIDRNVLELAGLVRRKNRAVKLLGGGEISRAVTIHVDAASEGAIKAVEAAGGKVILPEANEAEKAE is encoded by the coding sequence ATGAAACTTCACGAACTGACGCCCCACGCGGGCAGCCGCAAGAACCGTAAGCGCGTGGGCCGTGGCCCCGGCGGCACCGACAAGACGGCCGGCCGTGGTCACAAGGGCCAGAAGTCGCGCAGCGGCGCGGGCAAGGGCAGCTTTTTTGAGGGTGGCCGCAGCCGCCTGATCGCCCGCCTGCCCAAGAAGGGCTTTAACAATGTGGGCATCACCTTTGAAGTGGTGAACCTGGCCCAACTGGCCAACATTGAAGACGGCACCATTGACCGCAATGTGCTGGAACTCGCGGGCCTGGTGCGCCGCAAGAACCGCGCCGTCAAACTGCTGGGCGGCGGCGAAATCAGCCGCGCCGTGACCATCCATGTGGACGCGGCCAGCGAAGGTGCCATCAAGGCCGTGGAAGCGGCTGGCGGCAAGGTCATCCTGCCCGAAGCGAACGAAGCCGAGAAGGCAGAGTAA
- the rpsH gene encoding 30S ribosomal protein S8: MLSDPIADMLTRIRNATRTHKETVDVPASKFKEELAKLLVAEGYVASYERTLPEGQKFDVLRLTLKYGAKREQVIKHIERISRPGRRAYVSAENLPRIQRGLGLAVVSTSKGLLPDREARKQGVGGEVICVLW; this comes from the coding sequence ATGTTGAGTGACCCTATCGCCGATATGCTCACGCGCATCCGCAACGCGACGCGCACCCACAAGGAGACCGTGGATGTCCCGGCCTCCAAGTTCAAGGAAGAGCTCGCCAAGCTGCTCGTGGCCGAAGGCTACGTGGCGTCTTACGAGCGCACCCTGCCCGAAGGTCAGAAGTTCGACGTGCTGCGCCTGACCCTGAAGTACGGTGCCAAGCGCGAGCAGGTCATCAAGCACATTGAGCGCATCAGCCGCCCAGGCCGCCGCGCCTACGTGAGCGCCGAGAACCTGCCCCGCATCCAGCGCGGCCTGGGCCTGGCCGTGGTGTCCACGAGCAAGGGGCTGCTGCCCGACCGCGAAGCCCGCAAGCAGGGCGTCGGCGGCGAAGTTATCTGCGTTCTCTGGTAA